A region from the Vibrio navarrensis genome encodes:
- the rpsL gene encoding 30S ribosomal protein S12, giving the protein MATINQLVRKPCAKQVVKSNVPALEACPQKRGVCTRVYTTTPKKPNSALRKVCRVRLTNGFEVTSYIGGEGHNLQEHSVVLIRGGRVKDLPGVRYHTVRGALDCAGVNNRKQARSKYGVKRPKS; this is encoded by the coding sequence ATGGCAACTATTAACCAGTTGGTACGTAAGCCATGTGCTAAGCAAGTTGTTAAAAGCAACGTGCCAGCACTAGAAGCGTGCCCACAAAAACGTGGTGTATGTACTCGTGTTTACACTACTACACCAAAAAAACCTAACTCAGCACTTCGTAAAGTTTGTCGTGTACGTCTGACAAACGGCTTCGAAGTAACATCGTACATCGGTGGTGAAGGTCACAACCTTCAGGAGCACTCAGTTGTTCTGATCCGCGGTGGTCGTGTTAAAGACCTTCCAGGTGTTCGCTACCACACAGTACGTGGTGCACTTGACTGTGCAGGCGTGAACAACCGTAAGCAAGCACGTTCTAAGTACGGTGTGAAACGTCCTAAGTCTTAA
- the tusB gene encoding sulfurtransferase complex subunit TusB: MLHIVKSVSAIAELISVVTEQDEIILIENAVYAANPQHRDFQQIRPLNVYVLDNDLLARGLVERVSPTFSRVDYLGFVALTAKHDSSLTWN; this comes from the coding sequence ATGCTGCACATTGTCAAATCCGTTTCCGCCATTGCCGAGCTTATTTCGGTTGTCACAGAGCAAGATGAGATCATTCTGATTGAAAATGCGGTGTATGCGGCGAACCCGCAGCACCGAGATTTTCAACAAATTCGCCCGCTTAATGTCTACGTGCTTGATAATGACTTACTGGCCAGAGGTTTGGTAGAACGAGTCAGTCCCACCTTTTCACGGGTCGATTATCTTGGTTTTGTGGCGCTAACCGCAAAGCATGACAGTTCACTGACTTGGAACTAA
- the tusC gene encoding sulfurtransferase complex subunit TusC: protein MSQLTYVFRSAPHGSASGREGIDALLAASAYCEEISVIFMGDGVYQLLQGQQPAGILSKDYAPMLKLFDLYDIEQVYVCTQSLIERGVAHADLVIEAHQIDQPQLQTKLQQAGKLLTF from the coding sequence TTGAGTCAGTTAACCTACGTGTTTCGTTCTGCGCCGCATGGCAGTGCCTCTGGCCGAGAAGGCATTGATGCGCTTCTGGCCGCCTCTGCCTACTGTGAAGAGATTAGCGTGATTTTCATGGGAGATGGGGTCTATCAGCTCTTACAAGGGCAGCAGCCTGCGGGCATTCTCAGCAAAGACTATGCACCGATGCTGAAACTGTTTGACCTTTATGATATCGAGCAAGTCTACGTTTGTACCCAGTCACTAATAGAGCGGGGGGTCGCGCACGCGGATTTGGTTATCGAAGCCCATCAAATCGATCAGCCGCAGTTGCAAACTAAACTTCAACAAGCCGGTAAGCTGCTCACCTTCTGA
- the tusD gene encoding sulfurtransferase complex subunit TusD: MSALTYTLVVTGPVYGTQSARSAYQFANALIEQGHTLVSVFFYQEGVSNGSGLTVPANDEFDLVKAWQKLATQHKVRLETCVAAALRRGVIGDEEAQQHALAQHNLAEGFTQAGLGSLAEAMLVQDRVVQF, encoded by the coding sequence GTGAGCGCTTTGACGTACACCCTCGTCGTGACTGGGCCGGTTTATGGTACTCAGTCGGCGCGCAGTGCCTATCAGTTTGCGAACGCGCTGATTGAACAAGGCCACACCTTAGTGAGTGTTTTTTTCTACCAAGAGGGTGTCAGCAACGGCAGTGGCTTGACTGTGCCAGCGAATGACGAATTTGATTTGGTTAAAGCATGGCAAAAGCTTGCTACACAGCACAAAGTGCGGCTGGAGACTTGTGTCGCGGCGGCGCTTCGTCGTGGTGTGATCGGAGATGAAGAAGCTCAGCAGCACGCTTTAGCACAGCATAATTTAGCTGAGGGTTTTACTCAGGCAGGGCTTGGCAGCCTCGCTGAAGCCATGTTAGTGCAAGATAGGGTGGTGCAGTTTTGA
- a CDS encoding helix-turn-helix transcriptional regulator: MTTTETLTADMLLEMESVHVKPFTEHDKIILRSYEAVVDGIASLIGPFCEIVLHSLEDLNTSAIKIANGENTGRQVGSPITDLALKMLRDIEGSERNFSRSYFTRAKGGVLMKSITIAIRNGENRVIGLLCINVNLDAPFSQVLQSFMPTEEAKQAASSVNFASDVEELVDQTVERTIEEINADKSVSNNTKNRQIVMELFDKGIFDIKDAINRVADRLNISKHTVYLYIRQRKTEDDEK; encoded by the coding sequence GTGACAACTACAGAAACATTAACTGCGGACATGTTGCTCGAGATGGAATCCGTTCACGTGAAACCATTTACCGAGCACGATAAAATCATTTTGCGATCTTATGAGGCGGTCGTTGACGGCATCGCCAGTTTGATCGGCCCTTTTTGTGAGATCGTTCTGCACTCACTTGAAGATCTCAACACGTCGGCGATTAAAATTGCTAATGGTGAGAATACCGGGCGTCAGGTAGGTTCACCCATTACCGATTTAGCACTGAAAATGCTAAGGGACATCGAGGGTTCGGAGCGCAATTTTTCCCGTTCCTATTTCACGCGTGCCAAAGGCGGCGTGCTGATGAAATCGATCACCATCGCGATTCGCAATGGGGAAAATCGCGTTATTGGCCTATTGTGTATCAACGTTAACCTTGATGCGCCATTTTCTCAGGTGCTGCAATCGTTCATGCCAACCGAAGAAGCCAAGCAAGCGGCGTCATCGGTCAACTTTGCCAGTGATGTCGAAGAGCTGGTGGATCAAACCGTAGAACGGACCATCGAAGAGATTAACGCAGACAAGTCGGTCTCCAATAACACCAAAAATCGCCAAATCGTCATGGAGCTGTTTGATAAAGGCATTTTTGATATCAAAGACGCCATCAATCGAGTGGCGGATCGCCTCAATATCTCCAAACACACGGTCTACCTCTACATTCGTCAACGCAAGACTGAGGATGATGAGAAGTGA
- the fkpA gene encoding FKBP-type peptidyl-prolyl cis-trans isomerase, with the protein MKSVLKVSLLAATVMLAVGCQKEEAKPDAAPKVEQVQAETGKAVQFNSEDDKAAYAIGVSFANYLSASLDKPSEIGITLNKELVLKGIEHVFAGNPELNEADTRAALEALDKRVAETMQKKAAEKADAAKKAGDEFRAEFEKQEGVVKTESGLLYQVLTPAEGEKPKDTDTVQVHYKGTLTNGEQFDSSYDRGEPATFPLNRVIPGWTEGVQLMPVGSKFKFVIPPELAYGTQDTPSIPANSTLVFEVELLKIENGDAAQ; encoded by the coding sequence ATGAAATCAGTTTTAAAAGTGTCACTGCTTGCAGCGACAGTTATGCTGGCGGTAGGCTGTCAGAAAGAAGAAGCAAAACCAGACGCTGCGCCAAAAGTTGAGCAAGTGCAAGCTGAAACTGGTAAAGCGGTTCAATTTAATTCAGAAGATGACAAAGCGGCTTACGCCATCGGTGTCTCTTTTGCAAACTACCTAAGCGCCAGCTTAGACAAGCCAAGCGAAATTGGCATTACACTCAACAAAGAGTTGGTTCTTAAAGGGATCGAACACGTCTTTGCGGGTAACCCAGAGCTGAACGAAGCCGACACACGTGCTGCACTAGAAGCGCTTGATAAGCGTGTTGCAGAGACCATGCAGAAGAAAGCAGCGGAAAAAGCGGACGCAGCGAAAAAAGCGGGTGACGAGTTCCGTGCTGAGTTTGAGAAACAAGAAGGCGTGGTTAAGACCGAATCTGGTCTGCTTTACCAAGTGCTGACACCAGCAGAGGGCGAGAAGCCGAAAGACACTGACACAGTGCAAGTGCACTACAAAGGCACACTCACCAACGGCGAGCAGTTCGATAGCTCTTACGATCGCGGTGAGCCAGCCACCTTCCCGCTAAACCGTGTTATCCCAGGTTGGACTGAAGGGGTACAACTGATGCCTGTAGGTTCTAAGTTCAAGTTTGTTATCCCGCCTGAGCTGGCTTACGGCACGCAAGACACACCAAGCATCCCAGCAAACTCAACGCTGGTGTTTGAAGTGGAACTGCTGAAGATTGAAAATGGTGACGCTGCGCAGTAA
- a CDS encoding WD40 repeat domain-containing protein, which yields MQRIFHSSLLLIVITVLNGCFFSKQDVQRWEIEPQGAASFALSRDGRFALLYSTSRQLVLWDLLENKELSQLGAQDPQANVVSNIRISDNGRFAITATQMNFAVWDLGWTQAQGLWSISDGIIRDVDISSNGEQVLLGLSNGKAIYVNLVSGRRMEFLAHQEKVNSVALSANGRFALTGGNDYKAYLWDTETGLILRTFDHQERVVRVALQRDGQLAFTSDGGNQAVVWDLSRGEQVARLKSWARQLIFSTARFSDDGRWLLTGTPSGQVSLWNTTSGKKKESYEVEPLKDARPPRAVVYDAAFDTKRRVITATSAGIAQAWTLEN from the coding sequence ATGCAAAGAATTTTTCATTCCTCACTACTGTTGATTGTCATCACCGTGTTAAATGGCTGTTTTTTTTCCAAGCAGGATGTACAACGCTGGGAAATAGAACCGCAAGGTGCCGCCAGCTTTGCACTGAGCCGTGACGGGCGTTTTGCTCTGCTTTATTCAACTTCTCGCCAACTGGTACTTTGGGATCTACTTGAAAACAAAGAGCTCTCTCAGTTAGGCGCACAAGACCCACAAGCCAACGTGGTCTCTAATATTCGCATTTCAGACAACGGTCGTTTCGCCATTACCGCGACACAAATGAACTTTGCGGTTTGGGATTTAGGGTGGACTCAGGCTCAAGGCCTTTGGTCTATCTCTGATGGCATTATTCGCGACGTCGATATCAGCAGCAATGGCGAGCAAGTGTTGCTTGGTTTGTCTAACGGCAAAGCCATTTACGTCAACTTAGTCAGCGGCAGGCGCATGGAGTTCCTCGCTCATCAAGAAAAAGTCAATTCGGTCGCCCTTTCCGCCAATGGGCGTTTTGCTTTAACGGGTGGTAATGACTATAAGGCTTATTTGTGGGACACCGAAACTGGGCTGATTTTGCGCACCTTTGATCATCAAGAACGAGTGGTTCGGGTGGCTTTGCAGCGTGATGGTCAATTAGCCTTTACCTCGGATGGGGGCAATCAGGCGGTGGTTTGGGATTTAAGCCGTGGTGAGCAAGTAGCACGATTAAAAAGCTGGGCACGACAGCTGATTTTCTCCACCGCGCGTTTTTCCGACGATGGCCGCTGGCTACTGACAGGCACGCCATCCGGGCAGGTGTCACTGTGGAACACTACCAGTGGTAAAAAGAAGGAAAGTTATGAGGTCGAGCCGCTAAAAGATGCTCGTCCACCACGTGCGGTAGTGTATGATGCCGCTTTTGATACTAAACGCAGGGTGATCACGGCGACATCCGCGGGCATTGCACAAGCTTGGACACTAGAGAATTAA
- a CDS encoding SlyX family protein — MTDRTVAQLETRLNDLECQLAFQEQTIEELNDALAQQQLLLTKMQHQMKYMVGKMKNMETSNMAEPAKEPPPPHY; from the coding sequence ATGACAGACAGAACCGTTGCGCAGTTGGAAACTCGGCTTAATGACCTAGAATGCCAGCTTGCTTTTCAGGAACAAACCATTGAAGAGCTCAATGATGCTTTGGCACAACAGCAGTTATTGCTCACCAAAATGCAGCATCAGATGAAGTATATGGTCGGCAAGATGAAAAATATGGAGACGTCGAACATGGCCGAACCGGCCAAAGAGCCGCCGCCGCCGCACTATTGA
- a CDS encoding isoaspartyl peptidase/L-asparaginase family protein yields the protein MNKPISIAIHGGAGTILRTQMSAQLKRAILSDLQRAVQAGYALLQEGADALDAVVAAVKVMEDSPHFNAGKGSVLTNNEMVEMDASLMHGRDLQAGAVAGVRHIKNPIELARDVLRNSPHVLLIGEGAEKFAFEQGHVYTEQDYFFTDRRYEQLLSMREKGLFALSEAKYPDDKKHGTVGAVALDAQGNLAAATSTGGVTNKKYGRVGDSALIGCGTVAENGVVAVSTTGVGEFFIRKRVAEDVAARMRYLKEDVHTACEHIIQGELKNMGGEGGLIALDAHGEIHFAINSSGMYRASIDVAGNLSVKIYADE from the coding sequence ATGAACAAACCGATTTCAATCGCCATTCATGGTGGCGCTGGCACCATTTTACGTACGCAAATGAGCGCACAGTTGAAGCGCGCGATCTTGAGCGATCTGCAGCGCGCCGTGCAGGCAGGTTACGCGCTGTTGCAAGAAGGGGCCGATGCGCTGGACGCGGTGGTTGCCGCGGTCAAAGTGATGGAAGATTCACCGCATTTCAATGCGGGAAAAGGCTCGGTGTTGACCAACAATGAGATGGTTGAAATGGACGCCTCACTGATGCATGGGCGTGATTTGCAAGCTGGCGCAGTCGCTGGAGTGCGTCACATCAAAAATCCGATTGAACTGGCGCGTGATGTGTTGCGAAACAGCCCACATGTGCTGCTAATCGGTGAGGGTGCGGAGAAATTCGCTTTTGAACAGGGGCACGTCTATACCGAGCAAGATTACTTTTTTACCGATCGCCGTTACGAGCAACTGCTGTCGATGCGCGAAAAAGGTTTGTTTGCCCTTTCCGAAGCCAAATATCCCGATGATAAAAAGCACGGCACAGTCGGAGCCGTGGCGCTGGACGCACAGGGAAACCTTGCTGCCGCAACCAGTACTGGTGGTGTGACCAACAAAAAATATGGTCGAGTGGGTGATTCGGCGCTGATCGGCTGTGGCACGGTGGCAGAAAATGGCGTCGTCGCGGTATCGACCACGGGAGTGGGGGAGTTTTTTATTCGTAAACGCGTGGCCGAAGATGTGGCAGCGCGTATGCGTTATTTAAAAGAAGATGTGCATACGGCTTGTGAACACATCATTCAAGGCGAACTGAAAAATATGGGTGGTGAAGGTGGGTTAATCGCGCTGGACGCACATGGTGAGATTCACTTTGCCATCAATAGTTCTGGCATGTATCGCGCCTCAATAGATGTTGCGGGCAACCTGAGTGTGAAAATTTACGCCGACGAATAA
- the slyD gene encoding peptidylprolyl isomerase has product MKIEKNVVVSLAYQVKLEDGIVVDQSTADAPLDYLHGHNNLITGLENELEGKVAGDKFTVTVAPEDAYGEHSDALVQRVPAEVFQGVEQIEVGMRFLADTDQGPIPVEVTEVDGDEVVVDGNHMLAGQTLTFDVEVIAVREATAEEIEHGHIHQDGGSCGGHDHDHDHEGGCCGGEGHGHHHHGEKDGCCGGGGCGSH; this is encoded by the coding sequence ATGAAAATTGAAAAGAACGTCGTTGTTAGCCTTGCATATCAGGTTAAGCTGGAAGATGGTATCGTCGTTGACCAGTCAACGGCTGATGCGCCACTGGATTACCTGCATGGTCACAACAACCTGATCACTGGCCTAGAAAACGAGCTAGAAGGTAAAGTGGCGGGTGATAAATTCACCGTGACCGTTGCACCAGAAGACGCATACGGTGAGCACAGTGATGCACTGGTTCAACGCGTTCCTGCAGAAGTATTCCAAGGTGTTGAGCAAATCGAAGTTGGTATGCGTTTCCTTGCCGATACTGACCAAGGTCCAATCCCTGTTGAAGTGACCGAAGTCGATGGCGATGAAGTGGTGGTGGATGGTAACCACATGCTTGCAGGTCAAACACTGACCTTTGATGTTGAAGTGATTGCGGTGCGTGAAGCAACGGCAGAAGAGATCGAGCACGGTCATATCCACCAAGATGGTGGCAGCTGTGGTGGTCATGATCACGACCACGATCATGAAGGCGGCTGTTGTGGCGGCGAAGGCCATGGCCATCACCACCACGGTGAAAAAGATGGCTGCTGCGGTGGCGGTGGCTGCGGCTCTCACTAA
- a CDS encoding YheV family putative zinc ribbon protein — protein MKSKKRFIAGASCPSCQQQDTLMWWTENNIELVECVECDFKEQRMPKSVEKNKHADQEMIGIFKPE, from the coding sequence ATGAAAAGTAAAAAACGCTTTATTGCCGGGGCAAGTTGCCCATCCTGCCAGCAGCAAGACACTTTAATGTGGTGGACAGAGAACAACATAGAGTTGGTCGAATGCGTGGAATGCGATTTTAAAGAGCAACGTATGCCCAAATCTGTAGAAAAAAATAAACACGCGGATCAGGAAATGATCGGCATTTTTAAGCCGGAATAA
- the kefG gene encoding glutathione-regulated potassium-efflux system ancillary protein KefG produces the protein MSKKKIASASLPKVLVLYAHPEPQNSVANQVMLKKIAALPHVTIRDLYGLYPDFFIDVSQEQQLLREHEVIVFHHPMYMYSCPALLKEWLDRVMNKGFAFGSGNALEGKYWRSVITTGGKKEAFSAKGYNKYPLEEILQPFELTAALCQMHWLEPLVLYWARNVSDVERYQHAEHYRQWLLNPLGGVHGADQ, from the coding sequence ATGTCAAAGAAAAAAATTGCCTCAGCCAGCCTGCCAAAAGTTCTGGTGCTTTATGCCCATCCCGAGCCGCAAAATTCGGTGGCTAACCAAGTGATGCTGAAAAAAATCGCCGCTCTGCCGCACGTGACCATACGCGATTTGTACGGCCTTTATCCCGATTTCTTTATTGATGTGAGCCAAGAACAGCAGCTGCTGCGCGAACACGAGGTGATCGTCTTCCACCACCCAATGTACATGTATTCCTGCCCGGCGCTGCTCAAAGAGTGGCTTGACCGCGTTATGAATAAAGGATTTGCGTTTGGTAGTGGTAACGCCCTTGAAGGCAAGTATTGGCGCAGTGTCATTACCACAGGTGGCAAGAAAGAGGCGTTCAGTGCTAAGGGGTACAATAAGTATCCGCTGGAGGAAATCTTACAGCCATTTGAGCTGACGGCCGCTTTGTGCCAAATGCATTGGCTTGAACCGCTGGTGCTTTATTGGGCAAGAAACGTCTCCGATGTCGAGCGCTATCAACACGCTGAGCATTACCGCCAGTGGTTGCTCAATCCGTTAGGAGGTGTGCATGGCGCTGACCAGTGA
- a CDS encoding ABC transporter ATP-binding protein, which produces MITFSDIQLLRGGFPLLDQTSATIHPGDKIGLVGKNGCGKSTLFALIKDELSTDAGSFSKPAHWELAWVAQETPALERSAIEYVIDGDREYRDLEAQLAAAEAADNGTLVAEIHGKIETIGGYSIRARASELLDGLGFSQEQMSWNLTQFSGGWRMRLNLAQALLCRSDLLLLDEPTNHLDLDAVMWLERWLQSYPGTLMLISHDRDFLDPIVNRIIHIENQKLNEYTGNYSSFENQRAQKLILQQSMFEKQQKQMTHMQSYIDRFRYKASKARQAQSRIKALERLEKVLPAQFDNPFSFEFREPAALPNPIMMMDEVSAGYGDKLILQQIRLNLVPGSRIGLLGRNGAGKSTLIKLLSGELKAQGGDLTFSQGVKIGYFAQHQLETLHPEETPLQHMMQIAPDKTEQELRNYLGSFGFHGDKALEKVAPFSGGEKARLVLALIVWQKPNLLLLDEPTNHLDLDMRQALTLALQTFEGAMVIVSHDRYLLRATTDDLYLVHDRQVAPFDGDLNDYYKWLTEQQKAERKEAQAELPAKDGNNSAAAKKEQKRREADFRKLTAPIRKTLTQLEAKMDKLGQALDEAEQQLSDNTLYDGENKAKLTQVLAIQAQNKSALEEVEMEWMAQQEVLEQMEQEFNSQ; this is translated from the coding sequence ATGATTACCTTTTCCGACATTCAACTGCTCCGCGGCGGTTTCCCGCTTCTGGATCAAACTTCTGCAACCATTCATCCGGGAGACAAAATTGGTCTGGTCGGCAAGAACGGCTGCGGTAAATCGACCCTGTTTGCTCTGATTAAAGATGAGCTTTCTACCGACGCTGGCTCGTTTAGCAAACCAGCGCACTGGGAACTGGCTTGGGTTGCACAGGAAACTCCAGCCCTTGAGCGCAGCGCAATTGAATATGTGATTGATGGCGATCGCGAATATCGCGACTTGGAAGCGCAACTCGCCGCCGCAGAAGCAGCCGATAACGGCACCTTAGTCGCAGAGATCCACGGTAAAATAGAAACCATCGGCGGCTACAGTATTCGCGCACGCGCGTCAGAGTTGCTGGACGGCCTCGGCTTTAGCCAAGAGCAGATGAGCTGGAACCTAACCCAATTTTCTGGTGGTTGGCGAATGCGTTTGAACTTGGCCCAAGCGCTATTGTGTCGCTCCGACTTGCTGCTACTGGACGAACCCACCAACCACTTGGATCTCGATGCGGTGATGTGGCTGGAGCGCTGGCTGCAATCTTACCCAGGCACCCTGATGCTGATCTCGCACGACCGCGACTTCCTTGATCCGATCGTCAATCGCATCATTCATATCGAAAACCAGAAGCTCAACGAATACACCGGCAATTACTCTTCGTTTGAAAACCAACGCGCGCAAAAGCTGATCTTGCAGCAATCGATGTTTGAAAAACAGCAAAAGCAGATGACGCACATGCAAAGCTACATTGACCGCTTCCGCTATAAAGCCTCCAAAGCGCGTCAAGCACAGAGCCGGATTAAAGCGCTGGAGCGACTGGAAAAGGTGCTTCCCGCTCAGTTTGATAACCCGTTCAGCTTTGAATTTCGCGAGCCCGCAGCGCTACCAAATCCAATCATGATGATGGATGAAGTTTCCGCCGGTTACGGTGACAAACTGATTTTGCAGCAAATCCGCCTGAACTTGGTTCCTGGCAGCCGCATTGGTTTGCTTGGGCGTAACGGCGCAGGTAAATCGACCTTAATCAAACTGCTCTCGGGCGAGCTCAAAGCACAAGGTGGCGACTTGACTTTCTCTCAAGGGGTCAAAATTGGCTATTTTGCGCAGCATCAGCTAGAAACGTTGCACCCAGAAGAGACGCCACTGCAACACATGATGCAAATAGCGCCCGACAAAACCGAACAGGAACTGCGTAACTATCTGGGCAGTTTTGGTTTTCATGGCGACAAAGCACTGGAAAAAGTGGCTCCCTTCTCGGGCGGCGAGAAAGCACGCTTGGTGCTGGCGCTGATTGTGTGGCAAAAGCCCAACCTGCTGCTACTCGATGAACCGACTAACCACCTTGATCTCGACATGCGTCAGGCGTTGACGCTCGCCTTGCAAACCTTCGAAGGGGCGATGGTGATTGTGTCGCACGATCGCTACCTACTGCGCGCCACGACCGATGATCTCTATCTGGTGCACGACCGTCAAGTAGCTCCCTTTGATGGCGATCTCAACGATTACTACAAATGGCTGACAGAGCAACAGAAAGCCGAACGCAAAGAAGCGCAAGCCGAGCTGCCAGCCAAAGATGGCAACAACAGCGCGGCGGCGAAAAAAGAGCAGAAACGGCGCGAAGCGGATTTTCGTAAACTCACTGCGCCAATTCGCAAAACGCTGACACAGCTTGAAGCGAAGATGGATAAGCTCGGGCAAGCACTGGACGAGGCTGAACAGCAATTGTCAGATAACACACTGTATGATGGCGAAAACAAAGCTAAACTTACTCAAGTACTGGCCATTCAGGCGCAAAACAAAAGTGCACTGGAAGAGGTCGAAATGGAATGGATGGCCCAGCAGGAAGTGCTAGAGCAGATGGAACAGGAGTTCAACAGTCAATGA
- a CDS encoding TIGR02444 family protein: protein MSNQHAPLLLTLERLWQFSLQYYGVKEVKAACLSLQNQFNGNVNLLLLFKWLDEQQLSFDEEEWHKLQSCLGRSETLLHTYRELRRQCKQHLPDTLYREALQFELQLEKQQQADLVECINTLALHPNHTEPLTQIYCRHLGAAHLYAAFKPPSAPLAKSS from the coding sequence ATGAGCAATCAACACGCCCCACTTTTACTTACGCTTGAGCGGCTGTGGCAATTCAGCCTGCAATACTATGGCGTGAAAGAGGTAAAAGCGGCGTGTTTGAGTTTGCAAAATCAGTTTAACGGCAACGTTAACCTGTTGCTGTTGTTTAAATGGCTGGATGAGCAACAGCTCAGTTTCGATGAAGAGGAGTGGCACAAGTTGCAAAGCTGCTTAGGCCGCTCCGAAACGCTGCTGCATACCTATCGTGAATTACGTCGTCAGTGCAAACAGCACCTGCCTGATACTCTCTATCGCGAAGCGTTGCAGTTCGAGCTGCAATTGGAAAAACAGCAACAAGCCGATCTGGTCGAGTGCATTAACACACTGGCTCTGCACCCCAATCACACCGAGCCACTCACCCAGATCTACTGCCGTCATTTAGGCGCGGCTCACCTCTATGCGGCATTTAAACCGCCCTCTGCCCCGTTGGCGAAATCCAGTTAG
- a CDS encoding hydrolase: MTQFTAARGIKNPHLQTLLPRFIRKKALFEPIWQTLDTPDGDFLDLAWSEDPNGESARKKPLFVLFHGLEGSFFSPYANGLMNAFANAGWLSVMMHFRGCSGKPNRLARAYHSGETEDARYFLQHLQRHFPQNRKVALGISLGGNMLANYLATYQDDPLVDAATIVSAPLDLSACSERIEQGFSRVYRRYLLSSLKKNALQKHHLLSNALAISPHSIKKLTRLYQFDDLITAPLHGFKNALDYYQQCSGLHKLREIRIPTQIIHAKDDPFMTDAVIPKFVLPDNIDYRLFDHGGHVGFLTGSALHPRFWLEEALPSYYESLAVSA, encoded by the coding sequence ATGACTCAATTTACTGCCGCAAGAGGGATCAAAAATCCTCACCTGCAAACCTTACTGCCCCGCTTTATCCGCAAAAAAGCGCTGTTTGAGCCCATTTGGCAAACGCTGGACACCCCAGATGGCGACTTTCTTGATCTCGCGTGGAGTGAAGACCCTAACGGTGAAAGCGCGCGTAAAAAGCCACTTTTCGTGCTGTTTCACGGCCTGGAGGGCAGCTTTTTTAGCCCCTATGCAAATGGCCTGATGAACGCCTTTGCCAACGCTGGCTGGCTATCCGTGATGATGCACTTTCGCGGTTGCAGCGGTAAGCCTAATCGCCTCGCGCGTGCGTATCACTCAGGGGAAACCGAAGACGCGCGCTATTTTTTACAGCACCTTCAGCGTCATTTTCCGCAGAATCGCAAAGTGGCACTTGGCATCTCACTTGGTGGCAACATGCTGGCCAACTACCTTGCCACTTATCAAGATGATCCTCTGGTGGACGCCGCCACCATCGTTTCCGCGCCACTGGATCTTTCGGCTTGCTCAGAGCGTATCGAGCAAGGCTTTTCTCGCGTCTATCGCCGTTACTTGCTCTCGTCACTGAAAAAGAACGCGCTACAAAAGCATCATCTGCTATCAAATGCGTTGGCGATATCGCCACATTCGATCAAAAAACTCACTCGCTTATATCAGTTTGACGATCTGATCACCGCGCCGCTGCACGGGTTTAAAAACGCGCTCGATTACTACCAGCAGTGTTCGGGGTTGCACAAATTACGCGAAATCCGCATTCCTACACAGATCATTCACGCCAAAGACGACCCGTTTATGACCGATGCAGTGATCCCCAAATTTGTCTTGCCCGACAACATTGACTATCGCCTGTTTGATCACGGCGGCCATGTCGGCTTTTTAACCGGCAGCGCGCTGCATCCCCGCTTTTGGCTGGAAGAAGCCTTGCCGAGCTACTATGAAAGCTTAGCGGTTTCGGCATAA
- a CDS encoding YheU family protein: MIIPWQEISADALSNLIREFVLREGTDYGENEVSLEQKIEQVKTQLKQGEAVIVFSELHETVDIQLKQKF, translated from the coding sequence ATGATCATTCCTTGGCAAGAGATCAGTGCCGATGCGCTGAGCAATTTGATCCGCGAATTCGTTCTGCGTGAAGGCACCGACTATGGCGAAAACGAAGTCTCGTTAGAGCAAAAAATCGAGCAAGTAAAAACCCAGCTCAAGCAAGGTGAAGCGGTGATCGTTTTCTCGGAACTGCATGAAACCGTTGATATTCAGCTTAAGCAAAAATTTTAG